A single Lactuca sativa cultivar Salinas chromosome 8, Lsat_Salinas_v11, whole genome shotgun sequence DNA region contains:
- the LOC111882403 gene encoding light-inducible protein CPRF2 produces MDRMFSVDDIAGHFWSPSPAAGAADEDESSSSSSASKSKSTPAMMNRSMSEWQFQRFLQEASAPPESSSSRPNEVVEIKDQDEVRDKNQAVATTTATLKNNESGRTTGSTTGGGAAATTSFGASLAGGPPNVPIDSEEYQAYLKSRLNLACAAVALTRASSAKAQDFAGVTDNGSQASNTSQLGYQVPSKVSGFDPKGPSKESGGPIGIPSLPIIQKKAVAIPVKSATSGSSRELSDDDELDGDTETTQNMDPTDAKRVRRMLSNRESARRSRRRKQAHLTELETQVSQLRGENSSLLKRLTDISQKYNEAAVDNRVLKADVETMRAKVKMAEESVKRITGFNPMVQTMSDISTMGPMPSYSCSPSDAPSDTSVPLQDDMKQQHFYSGQPPPATNPHHPTPATNHHIPAQRMPVNLPPVENVQPHNPMMPEVGPPKIGRTASMQRVASLEHLQKRFRGDVPQDR; encoded by the exons ATGGATAGGATGTTTTCAGTGGACGATATTGCGGGCCACTTTTGGTCGCCATCGCCGGCCGCCGGGGCCGCCGACGAGGATGAATCATCATCTTCCTCATCCGCATCTAAGAGCAAGTCAACGCCGGCGATGATGAATCGGAGTATGTCTGAGTGGCAATTTCAACGTTTTCTCCAAGAGGCATCGGCGCCACCGGAATCTTCATCTTCTAGACCAAACGAAGTTGTCGAGATCAAGGATCAAGACGAGGTTCGAGACAAAAATCAGGCTGTTGCCACCACCACTGCTACTTTGAAGAACAACGAGAGCGGCAGAACAACTGGCAGTACCACTGGTGGTGGCGCAGCTGCGACGACTTCGTTTGGTGCTTCCTTAGCCGGCGGACCTCCTAATGTTCCTATTGATTCGGAGGAGTACCAGGCTTACCTCAAAAGTCGTCTCAATCTCGCTTGTGCAGCTGTTGCTTTGACTAGG GCATCTTCTGCAAAAGCTCAAGATTTTGCTGGTGTAACTGACAATGGATCACAAGCCTCCAACACCTCACAATTGGGATACCAAGTGCCTTCTAAAG TGTCAGGGTTTGATCCCAAGGGACCAAGTAAGGAAAGTGGTGGGCCTATCGGGATCCCTTCTTTGCCCATTATACAAAAGAAGGCGGTTGCAATTCCAGTGAAATCAGCAACAAGTGGATCATCAAGAGAATTATCAGATGATGATGAACTTGATGGAGATACAGAAACAACTCAAAATATGGACCCCACAGATGCAAAACGTGTCAGAAG aaTGCTATCAAACAGAGAATCTGCTAGGCGATCAAGGAGGAGAAAGCAGGCCCATTTGACTGAGCTTGAGACACAG GTTTCTCAATTAAGGGGAGAAAATTCTTCATTACTGAAGCGTCTCACAGACATAAGCCAAAAATACAATGAAGCAGCTGTTGATAATAGAGTGCTGAAAGCTGATGTTGAAACAATGAGAGCAAAG GTGAAAATGGCTGAAGAAAGTGTGAAAAGAATTACGGGTTTTAACCCAATGGTTCAAACCATGTCGGATATATCAACAATGGGTCCCATGCCATCCTATTCTTGTAGCCCATCCGATGCACCCTCGGATACTTCCGTTCCTTTACAAGATGACATGAAACAACAACACTTTTACTCCGGCCAACCACCTCCCGCCACCAACCCCCACCATCCTACTCCCGCCACCAACCACCACATACCTGCTCAACGAATGCCTGTAAACCTCCCACCCGTTGAAAACGTTCAACCGCACAACCCCATGATGCCGGAAGTCGGGCCACCGAAAATAGGCCGAACCGCGTCGATGCAACGTGTTGCGAGCTTGGAACATTTGCAAAAACGGTTCCGTGGGGATGTCCCCCAAGACCGTTAG